gtgcttcagggtctgagtaaagggtctgaatacttatgaaaatttgattttattagcaaaaatgtctaaacctgtttttgctttgttattgtgtGTGGAGAAAATAACAATTTattccattttacaataaggctgtaacaaaatgtgggaaaagttgaGGGGTCTAAAttctttcccgaatgcactgtgtgtatatacacgCACGCCTACTTCCCCTGGGAAATAACACTTTACCTCCTCTACTCAGAGATATTCAGTTATTCCTCTTAGGTCCTCATTAATAATTCAAGAAAGCCAGACTCCATTTTGTTTCCTCATGGTCCGTGGCAACCGATGAGGCCTTCAGCTGAGGCTCACACCATGACGACACAGCACAGTTACTTGTTATttttatgtaggcctactgtaaggCTGAGCTCTCCCCATCTGGGAGCTAGCTACTAATGTTCACATTAAATTTGACAAAATTCATTGACTCATTTATACGGTAGTCCTTTATCAGGCACTCTTAACCAgagtgaataataataatatgaattgaGGAGGCGGAACAATAGAACAGCACTATTATACTTCTATAGTGCCTGTTCTGTACATGCCATTCAGGCCCACCTTGTTTCTATATAATTAAGAATAGTATTTATGATTTAAATTACAGCCAAATCTTAGATACATGTGTTACAACTTCTAGATATGATAATGAAGAATGTTAGATACTTTGACTAGGCTAAATCTTTAAGCtgagtttttgttgttgtccgtGCTGTATTACAACCTTGATTGAGGAATCCTGTGAGGACAAACCGTCTGCCTTAAATCGAACGATGATTAAGGCCGACTGAATGAATGAAGTTCATTTTTACATCATCTCTGGCCTGATTTCCGGAATACCGGGGATAAGGAACGGTTTTACGAGATTGCCAAGACGTAAACAAACGGCTCATAAACGCAGCTTAAAGATGTCAACAATGCTTTTACACACTGTGGCCAGTTGAGAAGGAAAGTAGCTTTGTGTAGAATTCACCGGGGTTGTATTTCACAAACGCAGGATCGATAGATTGGCCAGCACTCAGTTCTAACTCGTACTTTTTCTCATTCATAAAGCCAGCTGAAGTTTAATGTCATTCGGTTGGGTTACTGCGAGTATTGAGTCGGTAATATCATTCCCGATATTCAAGTGTTTCTTTCTTTATCATCCAGGAAATAGAGGAAATGTTCTTAGCTGGCCAACTCCTTGCTGGTGCTTTGTGAAATACCCCCCCACCCGTAGGCCAGTGTACATCTTTGTCCTTGGATAGGCTGTCTTTCACACTGTGTCACTCTCCCCATCTGAACCTCTGAACTCTTCTTCCCAGGGTTCACTGCTATCACTGCAACCAATCCCATCTGGCTGATAAAGACCCGGTTGCAACTGGATGCCAGGTAAGCACTTAGCAGGGAGTTTGAATCTAGGCCattggccgatttaaaaaaaatttaaagttAGTTTTCCCCTTAGCTTATGTTATTCCCCAGCTGTTTCATATTTTACTGGTTCTCTAACTATGTTATGGGTTGTCATGCTTATTTGACTAGTTTCATATTGCATTGACTCATGGTACTAGGGGAAAGAAAGAATAACACCCTGAGTAGTATTGCATATACTTTATTGGACTTTGCAAATCCCTTTTCAATTATTACCTGCCAATTGTTTCCTGTTTGCTGTATGATCAAATATCCTTTTGCATACCTTTTGCATACCCTTTTTGCTGTGTTCAACTATTAAATTTACTCACACGCTACATGTTTTTACAACAGGAACCGTGGCGAGCGGCGCATGAATGCCTTCGAGTGCATGCGGCGGGTCTACCAGACGGAGGGCTGGCGGGGCTTCTACCGCGGTATGTCTGCCTCGTACGCCGGCATCTCCGAGACAGTCATCCACTTTGTCATCTACGAGAGCATCAAGCGCAAGCTGATGGAGTCCAAGGCCCAGGCCAGCATGGATCAGGACGAGGATGAGTCGGTGAAAGACGCCTCAGATTTTGTGGGTATGATGCTGGCAGCCGCCACGTCCAAGACCTGCGCCACCTCCATCGCCTACCCCCACGGTATGCACCTACACCTTCCATTTCTATTTATTATGTGACCTCAAAGAATAAATTAAAAGAAAAGACAAATTAAGACAATATATTCTGATCATATCTTTGATTCTGTTTTATTATATTTAAAAAGTTCAAACGAATCATGGTTATTAATACATAATTTGGTTGTTGCTCCCATCTCACGGGGAGGAAGTTATTTTTTCTTTTTCCATATTAGTATTGGTAACGTTCATCATGTTGAAGAAAATATTGTCTATTGTATCCGTCCGGAATTTCTATACTGTTGTGTCCATGTTCTAAGTTAGTCCCCTCTTCTCTACCCCCTCTTGCCTCTTCCTTTGTAGAGGTGATCCGCACCCGGCTACGAGAGGAGGGCAGCAAGTACCGCTCCTTCTTCCAGACATTGCTGACAGTACCTAAGGAGGAGGGCTACCGCGCCCTGTACCGCGGTCTCACCACCCATCTGGTCCGCCAAATCCCCAACACCGCTATAATGATGTCCACCTACGAGATGGTGGTCTACCTGCTCCAACGCTAGCCCCTCCCCTTCCTGTGTGGAGAGGAAGTAGGAAGTGACTGATTTGGTTGGGGATATCTAAGATGGAGACCAAAGGAAAACCGATACTGACCAGAACCAAGAAAGAAGAGCTCCCCCACTAATTCCCCACCAACAACCCCAACCCCCCTAAGCCTACAGGCCACCCCACAAGGGGGCGCTATGGTCTGGGATGATAGAGAAAGGATGGggtgggaagaagagagagggacggcGAGAGACCGTTGGGTCAGTCCTTTACAGAGCCTGTCAAACAGTCTCAAAGAAAGACGGAAATCATTTTGTGGCCTTAAAGAGtttagtctgtctctctgtagaatGAAACTAATCTGCTTTAGCCTGTACGGAGATGACAATCTGAAAGGGGAATGCAAGAAAACaatcgatttaaaaaaaaaaaacaggtgtcATAACAACACTGAACATTATAGAAAATGTTTATTGCAAAATGTTCCACCAGTAGTTCTATTTGATTAGATTAGCACTTTTCCCCTAGGATTCAGCATTTaagccagggatgggcaactggcggcccTTGGATCAACTTCCctgaactcagtcggggtctcaacttactgttgcaagttagaatagcagaatacacaaggtgcaatttcaaaatgcatcagcagtttctcttatgtcagtcactgacagtcaattAGCCCATCCATGTCAGCGAAAAATGTTTTTGAATAGTAAGTTAGTCGAGAGGCTGGTGGGCCCGCATTGATTttgttacatgctgaccacactgcttgcgttgcaaaataaatttacacatacatgttattcaatcattgcacccacactgctaacgagcgtctgcgttgccaatcGCTAAAacagaagtcagttctatttgtgacgctcaacGCGGTGCAAgttctgcctctcccatctcctcattggtttatagaagcagatacccacgtgccatctccttattggttatacccacgtgggtgattgaaagatgaactgaggtcggtcggtcgtggtaatactatgaaagttagatgccaattcccatataaagtccaaagaaggaAAAGGCCTGGAAAGAGgaaagatgactagaaacgattatgttgaccgttttatgtgtggattaattgtgcatcaggtaaaataacaacaacatttatatcccagaacaaattagctagcaacagcaagctagctagctaaattgccataaatgtttaatgctttttgacctgtccccaaattaatagaaTTGGTTGAGTTTGTTTTgttatttcaacctgcgtgtcgtgataacgtttggtgtgggggggacaaaatcaattgcGCATGATGGCGCATTCGCACGTCTGGTCTGGGCATGGTGCTAGTCTCTCAGTTTCACTCATAACATTTCTCTACACACCATGGCCAAATGTGTAGAATGACAGGAAATGGGGTGTAAAACAGCTCATtttcctctctgccccatggcaagaTGATTAGAATGGCATGAAATAGTTtataaagttgtaaaaaaaaaatactctAAAACTTAGTCTGTCAAGAGGGGGGCTGCTAAAATGTTATCCTAGCAAAGTGACATGGGGGGggtgtatggatgtgggtatgcagaCCTGTGAGCAACTGCAGCCCATCCAATTTTTTTGTGTAGCTCCCACCCCCCATAAAAGTTGTCCATCCCTGATGCAAGCTAATGTTTGAAACAAGCTGTGTCTGCTTTGTTTCAGCAGCTTGAACCCAAGCTATATGTTTAAGGAATGTCAAACAAACATTGGCGAGGGAAGTTGTTTTTAAAGGACAATTTTACGTTTTTACAACCATCTCTAAGTGGTACGCTATAGAAGGATCCAGACACTTTTTGGCGATTTCACTTACCCCCCAAACCTACCCCCAGCCAGTGTCACTTCCTCAATGtcactgaaaaaaaaaacatgaacaaatgcTCCAGAAACATCCAAATACGTAATTTTCATTCCAAACTTTATCGGCAACGTTATATTCCACTTTGCGGCGTCGAGCTGCTTCCCCtatccagctgttccattctTTGGTAGCCTGCTGCTAGAATGGACGGATAAGTATGGCTTGAGTCACAATAAAATTGAATATAACGTTATAGATTCGGTTATTGTTCGGAATgacaatttcatgtgtacaacatctaaagacctgcgtcactatactgagagcattTCCATTTCTAAAATGACGTATTTGGGTGTTTATGGAGcattttgttcatgttttttcagAGCCCCCGTACTGCACAATATGAATGAGGAAGTGACTCACTGGTTGGCCTAcgtttctcaaaaacaagtgaaatagCACAAAAAGTGTCTATCTTTCTATAACATGCCAttgtaaaaacaaaatatatatatagagagatggttcttttaaaaaaaagatttaGGCACCGTTTTTCTTTTTTCCCCCCCAGATCATTTAAGATCTCTAGCTAGCTATATAATAAGAGAATAGCAAGCGGACATTTCATGTACTGCAATGAGTTTGTCTTCAAGCATTCCCCTGAAGGCCAGAGTTACCCCTTATAGTCTGAAGCAATGCATATGGTGCACAAGACTAGGGATCGCCGCTGATCACAACACATGCCACAGACGCTTATCCAGTGTTTTTGGTATTGTTTCTCTGATACTAGTCATTGGGAGGGACATAATTGTCTCTCGTGAGTGCACAGGATTTCTTTGATCTAGATAGGGTGCGAGTCTTTCCAACAGGTACCAACACTTAGCTGGTTAGAGGTCTGTCTACCGGTGTGACGCCGCTACTTGAAGACAATTAGTTAAATGTTGGAAGTCAGGAAGTGTCAATGTCATTCCATCATCTCTCCCAACCTTTCGTGTGAGATTTGGATGGTGACTGTGGGTCGATGTGCATttgactctgtgtttgtgtgtgttcgtgtgtgagGTGAAAGCGAACTGCCCTGATATCTACTCCAGAGGTAGTGAGTGCCCTCCACTAAAAGTTAATCATGTAGATTACTGCGGTTGGGAGCAAGGCAAAGCAGTGAGCCACACCAGCTGCTACACAGTAGCCCTTCCCTACCAGTGGCTCCCAACTGAAGTTGTATACACTTTTTTTTGTGGCCTTTTGGGTTATGTGCTTAACATTTTCTTGTGTGGACATTTTAATCTTGTATTATCGGAATAGTATTACTGTAtatgcaaaaacagtgttttgCTCAGCAGTTCCCATTGCAGATACTGTACAGTTCAGAGTACTTCATCTTGTGAAGGATATTCGTGTATATAATACATATGCATATCAACTATTGTGTGTATTTTGCTTAGGTCCATGTGTTATTATACTAGTTGCAAATGATTTGTTTGACTGCATTTGTGTACAATCGTAAGATGTTTGAACCTGTTGCAACATGGTGTGTTGACATATTTTTCTTTTGTTCAAGTTTTATATtatacaatttgtatttcattttacaTCATGCAAGCCTTGGTGCTGAAAGACAGTCTTTGATTTTATGTCAAAGTATTATTTTtcagaattatatatatttttgtgtgtgtgtaaattccCCTCCAATCTGATTTTTACATTTGAATTTGCTCTCCAGCCATCTTCAAGCGATAGTATCCTGTATATCTAACTGTGTAGGCTACTGCATCCTATCTGGTCTTTGTTACAAATTCTCAATCTGGCATTCAGTAGGAAAAAAACAGTGTGATGGAGTGTAAGATaaatgaatattatattaatgTCAATATTATGACAAGATGATGTTTTGGCGTTCAAGTCACCCTGAACTATTTTAAACTGATTCAGGCTCTGGATTCATGACTGAAGACTTTCCGACAGTGCAGAGGCCACATTGGATTATGGTGCGCATCGTTTAGATGGTTGTAAATATCCTTCTGTACATTGAAGTTTTGACCCGAGGCCTCTGCCTATGGTAGTTGCTCATTTTGTCAGGCCAATTTCAAGAGTCTTTTTCCTATTCCACTGGCATACTATACAGAACAACTGTACTGTGAATATGCTGGAGTCCTTTTCCCACAGACTATAGCCTAGCTGTTTTTGTTACTATCGTTGCCCTGACAGTCATACTGTGACTTGAATAACTAGTATACAGTACATAACTGTGATGTATTTTGTAGTGGAGCGTAGACTTGCATATAAGGTGATCTGTGAGACTTTAGTGACTGCCCCGTGCTGCTATCTAAGAGATGGGGCTCAATGCCGCTACGCTTCCACTACACTCAAGACGGCTCTGTTGTATTGAAAACAAAACACTACACAGACCACCAGGTCTGCAGTTTCATGACTTATCCCCACATAGTCTTGGGTTAGTAGGTTGGCAATACCTCAACCATGTCACTAAAGACTAATCCATGTAACACTGTGGATGCCATCATGGTGGGTCCCATATGGCTTCTCTATTGGCAAAACCAGAGTCTGCCAGGGAGTGTATACAGATTTTATACAGCCAAGGTACAGTTTACACAGTTTGGAAAAGTAGGCGTACATTTTTATAGTACGGTACTGGAGAACTAGTAACTCAAGAATCTACTTCTCAGCTCTCTATCAATGTTATTTCGTAGTCAATAGGGGTCCAGGTTGACATGACTACCATGCTGCCCAATTTATATCTGGGCTAGAGAAATATGCTTACTCATTCATGTCCATGTTTTTGCCTGACTCAATACTTCAAGGAGAAATGTGATTACTATATGTAAACATTTCAGTGAACTGATTTTTTTTGGAATGTTGTTTTGTTGATTGTTTTCCCTCTTAAATCAGCCAGTACCCCCCCTCCTATTTGTTTGGTTTAAGCTGGTGAAATTAATGTGGCCTATTCTTTGCCATCTATGTATCATCATACCTCCTTTTTGTACAAAAGTCAATAAAAACCAGATTGCAACTCCCATTGCTTGCTTGCTTAATTTTTTCTTATGGCCTAGAAGCACAGGAAAGAAAGGCCATGTTTGTTCTGAAAAAATGGACTGGATTTTCTTGAAGGTTTATAGGCCATTTTATTCTGAGCCTGTTTTACACTGTTCTACTCCATTTCTCCACAAGGTGTCGGGCAAAGCCAATGTGACGACtgtatacactcagtgtacaaaacattaggaagactttcctaatattgagttgcgccctttttgcccttagaacagcctcaattcatcatggcatagactctacaaggcGTTGAAAGCGTTCTAGAGAgggtggcccatgttgacttaaatgcttcccacagttgtcaagtcggctggatgtcctttgggtggtggaccatttttgatacacatgggaaactgagTGTGaataacccagcagcgttgcagttcttgacacactcaaacaggtgcgcttggcacctactaccataccatgttcaaaggcagttaaatattttgtcttgaccattcaccctctcaaatgtcacacatacactccatgtctcaaggcttgagTATCCTTcttgaacctgtctcctcccctttatctacaccgattgaagtggatttaacaggtgacatcaataagggatcatagcattcacccgGTGaggctgtcatggaaagagcaggtgttcctaatgttttgtacactgtaaaTCCCGCAGTAAACTATGTAGGTTTCAGTGGTGCACTCTTTAACCATAACTCGATGCAAAGAGGATGTACGTTTCCAATCTGAGCGATGGGCCGTCAGGTCATCCACACAACCATGGAAGAGGTTCTGAAGAtcaattaattaatcaatcaatcatagaTCTTTGTCTCCCTACTTTTCAAAACAATATAGACACCGATTTCCTTTGTTTGGTCTCTGCCAGACCTCACGGGCCCACCCATGGTTGcgccccagtcatgtgaaatccatagattagggtctaacgAATTaatttcaactgactgatttccttatatgaactgtaacagtaaaatcgttgcatgttgtgtttatatatttgtatgtaccGTGTCCAGTGGAGGTCGTTGTTTGAAAGCAGCTTGGAATCGAAGAAAGCACCAGAACCACTGCGGAATCTTGCATTATTGCAACGAGCAGGTTTGAAAAATCACGTGATCAAATGAAGCTTTTGACGTCATTGATTATATACTTATGATAAAGCGATACAAGCATCCACACTGCTTCAAAGCATTCCTCGGAGCTCCGTATTACGACAAAGCGGCGAGGAGCGCCCATCTCAAATCGAACAGTAATCTACGATCGGTCAtattgtcaacaaggcagcatatGGCACATCAATCCAGAAACATACAACACGTTCCCATGAAATGTTTAAATTAAAATTcgttttcattgggaaggcagataaagcACTTTTGCATGAGAAAACAAAGAATCATACTCATTACTCCATGTGTTAATTACCTCACTTTTGTTTTGAACCAACTTCGCCGTGGGCTTTGAACCGACACCTTGCCCACGACCGGTAGGCAGCCAAGGTCCAAAACTTAATGCAATCAACTTCCCCCCAATGCAAAATTTACCTGGACAAGAATAAATGAATCCTCTCATTGAATGAATATTGACATCCATTCAAATCTCATTGACTGTGGCCTTTTCTCAAATGTACTCACTCGCGTCCTCTCTCCtagcctccttctcaaaacccattggaggagaaggtgaaaggggcgggacctctggctttctcatccaattggttttgagaaggaggtaaCGAGCGAGGACGCGAGGAAAATAAAATTGAGATTAGGCCTGCCTCTGTGTGCTCGAGCGATTATGAAGTAACAAAGAAACGAATGCGGTGGGTTGTTACAATTTTATCGGTAACATTTTATCAATATCAAGCGGTTTTTTTGTACGCTGAAAGAACTTTGCAAGTGTCCTGTGGCGTTGACATTCTTCACAATTGTCGCTTTGAAGTTGACTTCTCGACGGTGAGTGTTGTTCCAATGTTTACGTGCCTTCAAAATGGAAAGCGCTCGTTTAGGCTACAGCGAAAAATTCTGCAAAGAATAACAATGTGTATATAGATTAGTTTATTTTGGTACACTCGACAACCTATGAATATGCAGGCTACTTATTTGTAGTTTAAAATATCTTTAATATCAGTTTCAGGTGTTTTCAAATGTGTTCTAAGTTCCCATTAGTGTGTCTAATGGTAACCTAGGTAAACCAATGATTTAGTTGAATAATCGTTCAAGACAATAAGCTATTACACGAAAGTTGGTTTCTTTTTTAATTTCATAGTGATTATCTGGTTCTAATCTAATTACATTGGCTGGCAAACCGGTGTTTTCATAATGACGTCTTCTTCCTTGGCCGGATGTCAGTCACTTACTTTAATCCTACATCAGGACAGGGATTATATTTGATCCACGAAGGGAAAAACTCTTGTAACATTTGCCTATACCCGAGTATCCACTCATTTGgcctctgtgtttctctcactGTTTTTGTGTACATACCATGTGGGCACCTCGTTTACTCGTTCACATGGTCAACTGATATATTAATCACATCTCAAAATGGTGGGACAAGGTTACTTGATTGTGTCTCTGATACACTATGTTCTGTGTCATGCAGGACCTGGATTTGCATGGATTATGGTGGTGGTCTCTGTTTGTACACACCTGTACTGACAGAATCTTGAGTATACTTTTGTTTGACCTTTTTTACTCTTTGTTGAGATGAAAAGGGTGCTGtgcaactttaaaaaaaaaatgtttaaattatTTTCCCAATAAATAATTATATAGTTTTGCATTTGATCAACAGTGTCTCAAATGTCTAATTACTTTCCTCCCTCTCAACCTTCATACTAGAGTCAATCCATGTTAGGGATGGGCACAGTTATATCGAATATCTGAACAGACTTTAGTATTTGATTAGGCTACATGGGAGTTAtcttttattttaatatttttgcTCTGTTTAAAGTTAAATGATCTATGTGACACTTCTACATAGCCTACAAGGATATACTATTACATTCCATGTATTTAAAAACATAAAATGGCAGTTATTGCAGTATTTATGTGTGCCCCATTATAAAAGATGCACAGGTAGTCTACACACTTTATATAGGTGTAGCttgttgtttttgttaattcAAAGTGGTGCTACAGTCAGGCTCTGTAGAGTAAGTGAACTCCATTTTGCATTGATTCAAAATCTTTAATTCTGTAATTTTAAATTGGCTAAATGAGGATGAGTAGGCTACAATGATCAACCAACAGGGAGGCTGTTGTGAAGTTGTTGTAGACAAGGACCTGAGAGGGCAGCAAAATGGCCTCAATTAGCCTTGCTactttagttagctagctggtgactgtagctagctagcttttttccAACGCTTTGATTCAATCAAGACCGGCACTACCAGATGGTATGATAAATAACCTATGGTAATAATTTATTATCACAGAGCGGTCATgagcagatgagctcctgcatgtTTTGAGAAAAAAAGATTGAGTTAAACTTGGATTTTTTGTCAGGGACACGTACAGGATGCTACCCGCTACTAcaaccttcactccaaatcaacTCCAATCCTACAAcctgaatttttttatttaaaaaaaaatggaattacCTGAAGAGCTTCATACCACCAATGATTATTATTCTCAAACTATACAGCAAATGCTCTGGAAAACAAACAGAAACCTGAGAACACTATCCAACCtggtactgagtgtgtgtgatgtctaGTCTGAAGCTGAGTGTGTGATGTCTAGTCTGAAGCTGAGTGTGTGATGTCTAGTCTGAAGCTGAGTGTGTGATGTCTAGTCTGAAGTCTTTTATTTTCAAAAGGCAAGAAGAAAATGCATTACTATGATATATTTTACTTTAAAAGGACTGAATGCTAAGTTGAGGCTCACAGCTGCATGTGAGCTCTCACACTTATCATCATGTTTTTTACAATAAGAtagttttgattttttttttagtttACTTGATGCTACCGTTCACAGCATAACCTTCACTCcagatcaaaactccaaacctacaacctagGCATGAAGTGTCTGAGCCTTTGAGCCAAACACATGGCAGGAGTCTCATAGGCTACCCTTCCCAAATCCAGAGACCTTGAAGCACGCTCTTGCTGTTCAGGGCCATCCACTGGCATTTTCTtcaagaaatctgcctccagaagTAAAGCTTCCTACTCCCGCTGCCtactgcactgctgcttggattccacctggcgatctgttcactgtctgccctgtctggtacaggtacccccaccacactccccccctCCCTACCAAGCTTTCGCTTGCCTTCAGCACACAggcactgttggggcgagtgactctgaacttatggctagccccaagtcacattttttttttcttgtgcactttgctatttgcctcatggcTCCTGCTTGCTTTGGTGACTGAACCTTCTTGTTTGCCCTACCgtgggacagactgtttgttcccacacttggGACTCTGACTCTATTGGCTACAtacttttggcctcccatcctgtTCTAACCACTCGCCGGCTTTGTATTcctgttacctgatgaaattgctgtacaatattaTCCTGTTGCCATcaaatgcacattcaaatgtcataaatcaacactgcagtgctctccctgtcctctgctgtaccttgattgtattactgttgatggtgtacaccctggcccatctactgttgctagccccaattgaCTTGTGCTCTGTCTGTTTCACTTTTTTCTGCTCTTGTAAAAGCCTGgattttct
This DNA window, taken from Oncorhynchus tshawytscha isolate Ot180627B linkage group LG10, Otsh_v2.0, whole genome shotgun sequence, encodes the following:
- the LOC112260325 gene encoding solute carrier family 25 member 36-A, with the translated sequence MSQRDTLVHLFAGGCGGTVGAILTCPLEVVKTRLQSSHVTFYISEVQLTTVNGASVARMAPPGPLHCLKLILEKEGPRSLFRGLGPNLVGVAPSRAIYFAAYSTAKEKLNGVFEADSTQVHMVSAGLAGFTAITATNPIWLIKTRLQLDARNRGERRMNAFECMRRVYQTEGWRGFYRGMSASYAGISETVIHFVIYESIKRKLMESKAQASMDQDEDESVKDASDFVGMMLAAATSKTCATSIAYPHEVIRTRLREEGSKYRSFFQTLLTVPKEEGYRALYRGLTTHLVRQIPNTAIMMSTYEMVVYLLQR